The Collimonas fungivorans Ter331 genome has a segment encoding these proteins:
- a CDS encoding ABC transporter permease — translation MANIQNPASQAQQPGQGVFAAVKAKIFHPATRQKLLAFASLLALLVFFSFASPNFLEIDNLVGILQSTAVNGVLAIACTFVIITAGIDLSVGTLMTFCAVMAGVFLTYWGMPLYVGVIAAIVFGALCGWISGVLVAKLKIPPFIATLGMMMLLKGLSLVISGTKPIYFNDTEGFSAISQDSLIGSLIPALPIPNAVLILFLVAIAAGIVLNKTIFGRYTFALGSNEEALRLSGVNVDFWKVAVYTVGGAICGIAGLLIASRLNSAQPALGQGYELDAIAAVVIGGTSLSGGTGTILGTIIGAFIMSVLINGLRMMSVAQEWQTVVTGVIIILAVYMDILRRRRQ, via the coding sequence ATGGCAAATATCCAGAATCCCGCGTCGCAAGCACAGCAGCCAGGCCAGGGCGTATTCGCGGCGGTCAAGGCCAAGATCTTTCATCCTGCCACCCGGCAGAAACTGCTAGCCTTCGCCAGCTTGCTGGCGCTGCTGGTGTTTTTCAGTTTCGCCTCGCCGAATTTCCTGGAAATCGACAACCTGGTCGGCATCCTGCAGTCGACCGCGGTCAATGGCGTGCTGGCGATCGCCTGCACCTTTGTCATCATCACCGCCGGCATCGATCTCTCGGTCGGCACCCTGATGACCTTCTGCGCCGTCATGGCCGGCGTGTTCCTTACCTATTGGGGCATGCCGCTCTACGTCGGCGTCATCGCCGCGATCGTGTTCGGCGCCTTGTGCGGCTGGATTTCCGGCGTGCTGGTGGCCAAGCTGAAGATCCCGCCTTTCATCGCGACACTGGGCATGATGATGTTGCTCAAAGGGTTGTCGCTGGTGATCTCCGGCACCAAGCCGATCTATTTCAACGACACCGAGGGATTTTCGGCCATCTCGCAAGACTCCCTGATCGGCAGCCTGATTCCGGCCCTGCCGATCCCGAATGCGGTGCTGATCCTGTTCCTGGTCGCTATCGCCGCCGGCATCGTGCTCAATAAAACCATTTTCGGCCGCTACACCTTTGCGCTGGGCAGCAATGAAGAAGCGCTGCGGCTGTCGGGCGTCAATGTCGATTTCTGGAAAGTCGCTGTGTACACCGTCGGCGGCGCCATCTGCGGCATCGCCGGGCTGCTGATCGCGTCGCGCCTGAATTCGGCGCAGCCGGCGCTGGGGCAGGGTTATGAGCTGGATGCGATCGCCGCGGTGGTGATCGGCGGCACTTCCTTGTCGGGCGGCACTGGCACCATCCTCGGCACCATCATCGGCGCTTTTATCATGAGCGTGCTGATCAACGGCTTGCGCATGATGTCGGTGGCGCAGGAATGGCAGACCGTGGTGACCGGCGTGATCATCATCCTGGCGGTGTACATGGATATCTTGCGCCGCCGGCGCCAGTGA
- a CDS encoding ATP-dependent DNA helicase, giving the protein MSEPAYVVAVRALCEFTAKQGDLDLRFTPAPTALEGIAGHATVASRRAAGYEKEISLSGRCGPLLVRGRADGYDPALNRLEEIKTFRGDLERMPDNHRHLHWAQVRIYGHLLCQARQLPELQLALVYYDIGRQKETLLTECATAAGLQQFFDDQCGRFLAWAQQEMAHRAARDEQLTALRFPHADFRPGQRALAEAVYKGASAGRCLLAQAPTGIGKTIGSLFPLLKASPGQGLDKIFFLSAKTSGRALALEASARIKHSAAGLPLRVLELVARDKACEHPDKACHGESCPLAQGFYDRLPQARSAAVASGAMDRESLREIAAEHGVCPYYLSQDLVRWSDVIVGDYNYYFDLSAMLYGFTIANQWRVGVLVDEAHNMIERARKMYSADMEQAALKSVRQTAPPVLKRVLDRVNRQWNALYKTQEGEYQRYAELPDAFIQALQQAVADITDYMTEHPAAVDSRLLQFYFDAMHFTRIAELFDSHSLFDITRHGGHGATLCLRNIVPATFLAPRFAAAHSTTLFSATLSPWHFYSKTLGMPDNTAWLDVPSPFTADQLSVRLVTGISTRFQHRDRSLAPIAELIAKQYTEQPGNYLTFFSSYDYLEKVAAVFASRYPDIPLWQQARRMDEREREHFLSRFTETSQGVGFAVLGGAFAEGIDLPGARLIGAFIATLGLPQINPVNEQVMLQMDKLFGQGYDCTYLYPGLQKVVQAAGRVIRTQQDRGVVYLIDDRFARQEVRQLLPAWWQLAG; this is encoded by the coding sequence GTGAGCGAGCCCGCCTATGTAGTAGCGGTCCGCGCGCTGTGCGAGTTCACGGCCAAGCAGGGCGACCTCGACCTGCGCTTCACGCCCGCGCCGACCGCGCTGGAAGGCATTGCCGGCCACGCCACGGTGGCGTCGCGCCGCGCTGCCGGCTATGAGAAAGAAATCAGCTTGAGCGGCCGCTGCGGGCCATTGCTGGTGCGCGGCCGCGCCGACGGCTACGATCCGGCCTTGAACCGGCTGGAAGAAATCAAGACCTTCCGCGGTGACCTGGAGCGCATGCCGGACAACCACCGCCATCTGCACTGGGCGCAAGTGCGCATCTACGGCCACTTGCTGTGCCAGGCGCGCCAGCTGCCGGAACTACAGCTGGCGCTGGTGTACTACGACATCGGCAGGCAGAAAGAAACCCTGCTGACCGAATGTGCGACGGCCGCCGGCCTGCAACAATTTTTCGATGATCAATGCGGCCGCTTCCTGGCCTGGGCGCAACAGGAAATGGCGCATCGCGCCGCGCGTGACGAGCAATTGACCGCCTTGCGCTTCCCGCATGCCGATTTCCGCCCCGGCCAGCGCGCCCTGGCGGAAGCCGTGTACAAGGGCGCCAGCGCCGGCCGCTGCCTGCTGGCCCAGGCGCCGACCGGCATCGGCAAGACCATCGGCAGCCTGTTCCCCTTGCTCAAGGCCAGCCCGGGCCAGGGCCTGGACAAGATATTTTTCCTTTCCGCCAAGACCTCGGGCCGCGCGCTGGCGCTGGAAGCAAGCGCGCGCATCAAGCACAGCGCGGCCGGATTGCCGTTGCGGGTGCTGGAACTGGTTGCGCGCGACAAGGCGTGTGAGCATCCGGACAAGGCCTGCCACGGCGAATCCTGTCCGCTGGCCCAGGGTTTTTACGATCGCCTGCCGCAAGCGCGCAGCGCCGCCGTCGCCAGCGGCGCGATGGACCGGGAAAGCCTGCGCGAAATCGCTGCTGAACACGGTGTCTGTCCTTATTACCTGAGCCAGGACCTGGTGCGCTGGTCGGACGTGATCGTCGGCGACTACAACTATTACTTCGACCTGAGCGCCATGCTGTACGGTTTCACCATCGCCAACCAGTGGCGGGTAGGGGTGCTGGTCGACGAAGCGCACAACATGATCGAGCGGGCGCGCAAGATGTATTCGGCCGACATGGAGCAAGCCGCCCTGAAAAGCGTGCGGCAGACTGCGCCGCCGGTGCTCAAGCGTGTGCTGGACCGCGTCAACCGCCAGTGGAACGCTCTGTACAAGACGCAGGAAGGCGAGTACCAGCGCTATGCCGAACTGCCGGATGCATTCATCCAGGCGCTGCAACAGGCGGTGGCGGACATCACCGACTACATGACCGAGCATCCGGCCGCCGTCGACAGCCGCCTGCTGCAATTCTATTTCGACGCCATGCACTTCACCCGCATCGCCGAGCTGTTCGACAGCCACTCGCTGTTCGACATCACTCGCCATGGCGGCCACGGCGCCACGCTATGCCTGCGCAACATCGTGCCGGCAACGTTCCTGGCGCCGCGCTTTGCCGCAGCCCATTCGACAACGCTGTTCTCCGCCACGCTCAGCCCCTGGCATTTTTACAGCAAGACGCTGGGCATGCCGGACAACACCGCCTGGCTCGATGTGCCGTCGCCGTTCACCGCCGACCAGTTGTCGGTGCGGCTGGTGACCGGCATTTCAACCCGTTTCCAGCATCGCGACCGTTCGCTGGCGCCGATCGCCGAACTGATTGCCAAACAGTACACAGAGCAGCCAGGCAACTACCTGACGTTTTTCAGCAGCTACGACTACCTGGAGAAAGTCGCCGCCGTGTTCGCCTCGCGCTATCCCGATATCCCTTTGTGGCAGCAGGCGCGTCGCATGGATGAACGGGAACGGGAGCATTTCCTGTCGCGTTTTACCGAAACCTCGCAAGGCGTCGGTTTTGCGGTGCTGGGCGGCGCGTTCGCCGAGGGCATCGACTTGCCCGGCGCGCGCCTGATCGGCGCTTTCATCGCCACCCTGGGACTGCCGCAGATCAATCCGGTCAATGAACAGGTCATGCTGCAGATGGATAAACTTTTCGGCCAGGGTTACGACTGCACCTACCTGTATCCCGGCCTGCAGAAAGTAGTGCAGGCCGCCGGCCGGGTGATCCGAACTCAGCAGGACCGCGGCGTGGTATACCTGATCGATGACAGGTTCGCGCGGCAGGAAGTCAGGCAGCTGTTGCCTGCATGGTGGCAGCTGGCCGGCTGA
- a CDS encoding GFA family protein, translating to MKLKGSCHCGAVRFSLESDTPYPYQRCYCSICRKTQGGGGYAVNIGGDAGTLKVQGQDDVSVYHAKLKRQGESRLHTSTAQRHFCRRCGSALWLYSPEWPELVHPFASAIDTPLPAPPEYTHLLLAYKAPWVEVKAGRKDKQFTQFPHESLFEWHQRLDLLK from the coding sequence ATGAAACTGAAGGGATCCTGCCATTGCGGCGCAGTCCGTTTCAGCCTGGAAAGCGATACGCCCTATCCTTACCAGCGCTGTTATTGTTCGATTTGCCGCAAGACCCAGGGCGGCGGCGGCTACGCCGTCAACATCGGCGGCGACGCCGGCACCCTGAAGGTGCAAGGCCAGGACGACGTCAGCGTCTACCACGCAAAACTCAAACGGCAAGGCGAATCACGGCTCCACACCAGCACCGCGCAACGGCATTTCTGCCGCCGCTGCGGCAGCGCGCTGTGGCTCTACAGCCCGGAATGGCCGGAACTGGTGCACCCGTTCGCTTCCGCCATCGACACGCCGCTGCCGGCGCCGCCTGAATATACCCACTTGCTGTTGGCCTATAAAGCGCCATGGGTGGAAGTCAAGGCTGGCCGCAAGGACAAGCAGTTCACGCAGTTTCCGCACGAATCCCTATTTGAATGGCATCAGCGGCTGGATTTGCTGAAATGA
- a CDS encoding xanthine dehydrogenase family protein molybdopterin-binding subunit, with protein sequence MNSTGQAISRIDGHAKVTGAARYSAEQPLPRLAHAVLVPSTIASGRVVTIDSAAASAMPGVLLVMTHLSAPRLPAGGMAGAASPPAGRVLNLLQDDRVHYNNQPVALVVADTLEHAQAAAQNLRIAYKKETVQLDFERAKKNPYKPEKAKDEAADTRRGDIESGRRNAAAVVEAVYTTPMEHHNPMEPHATVAAWDGDRLTLYDSTQYVSGVRNTVAKTLGISPENVRVVCPYVGGGFGCKGSTWSHVVLAAMAARQLGQPVKLVLERPQMFGPVGHRPNTEQRIMLAASRDGKFTAMRHDVIASTSRMEDWLETAALTSRMLYACPNQQTSHRLARLDTGTPTFMRAPGEASGTFALESAVDELSYALQIDPIQLRLQNYAEQDPESGKPWSSKSLRECYRSGAERFGWSRRTPQPRSMRKGEMLVGMGMATATYPANRSAASASAVILPDGSAIVRSGSQDLGTGTYTIMTQIAADALGLPLERVKFELGDTDMPRAPVSGGSQSAASVAPAVKAAALAVRRKLVELALADGESPLSGLQAENVTVENGWLTAQADPRRREPFAAVIARHGGTALEASADAKPGEEKQQYAHHSFGAVFAEVHVDPELGVIRVERIVGSYGIGRLLNQKTGHSQLMGGIVWGAGMALMEKTEIDARYGRAVNSNLAEYHVPVNADIGSIDIIVVNEDDQHINSLGAKGIGEIGITGVAAAIANAVYHATGKRVRDLPVTLDKLL encoded by the coding sequence ATGAACAGCACAGGTCAAGCCATCAGCCGCATCGACGGCCATGCCAAGGTTACCGGCGCCGCGCGCTATTCAGCCGAACAGCCGCTGCCGCGCCTGGCGCACGCGGTGCTGGTTCCGAGCACGATCGCCAGCGGCCGCGTGGTGACGATCGATTCCGCCGCCGCGTCGGCAATGCCGGGCGTGTTGCTGGTCATGACCCATCTGTCGGCGCCACGGCTGCCGGCGGGCGGCATGGCGGGCGCTGCTTCGCCGCCGGCCGGCAGGGTCTTGAACCTGTTGCAGGACGACCGCGTCCACTACAACAACCAGCCGGTGGCGCTGGTGGTTGCGGACACGCTGGAGCATGCACAGGCGGCCGCGCAGAACCTGCGCATCGCTTATAAAAAAGAAACCGTCCAGCTCGATTTCGAGCGTGCGAAAAAAAATCCGTACAAGCCGGAAAAAGCCAAGGACGAAGCCGCCGACACCCGCCGCGGCGATATCGAATCCGGCAGGCGCAATGCGGCAGCAGTGGTGGAGGCGGTATATACCACGCCAATGGAACACCATAACCCGATGGAGCCGCACGCAACCGTGGCGGCTTGGGACGGCGACCGCCTGACCCTGTACGACTCGACCCAGTATGTGTCCGGCGTACGGAACACGGTCGCCAAAACGCTGGGCATCTCGCCGGAAAACGTCCGCGTCGTTTGCCCCTACGTCGGCGGCGGCTTCGGCTGCAAAGGTTCGACCTGGTCGCATGTGGTGCTGGCGGCGATGGCGGCGCGCCAGCTGGGACAGCCGGTCAAGCTTGTCCTCGAACGGCCGCAGATGTTCGGTCCGGTCGGACATCGGCCGAATACAGAGCAGCGCATCATGCTGGCCGCTAGCCGGGACGGCAAATTCACTGCAATGCGGCACGACGTGATTGCCAGCACTTCGCGCATGGAAGACTGGCTGGAGACGGCCGCGCTGACCAGCCGCATGCTGTATGCGTGCCCGAACCAGCAAACCAGCCATCGCCTGGCCAGGCTGGATACCGGCACCCCGACCTTCATGCGGGCGCCGGGCGAAGCATCCGGCACGTTTGCACTGGAATCCGCCGTCGATGAGCTGTCGTACGCCTTGCAGATCGATCCGATCCAGTTGCGCCTGCAAAACTATGCGGAGCAGGATCCGGAGAGCGGCAAGCCATGGTCCAGCAAGTCGCTGCGGGAATGCTACAGGAGCGGGGCGGAACGGTTCGGCTGGAGCCGCCGCACGCCGCAGCCGCGCTCGATGCGCAAGGGCGAGATGCTGGTCGGGATGGGCATGGCGACCGCCACCTATCCGGCCAACCGCAGCGCGGCCTCGGCCAGCGCGGTGATCCTGCCGGATGGTTCGGCCATAGTAAGGTCGGGCTCGCAGGACCTGGGCACAGGCACTTATACCATCATGACGCAAATTGCCGCCGATGCGCTCGGCCTGCCGCTGGAACGGGTGAAATTCGAACTGGGTGATACCGACATGCCGCGGGCGCCGGTGTCCGGCGGCTCGCAGTCGGCCGCCAGCGTCGCGCCGGCGGTCAAGGCCGCGGCGCTGGCCGTGCGCCGCAAGCTGGTCGAGCTGGCGCTTGCCGATGGCGAATCGCCGCTATCAGGCCTGCAAGCTGAAAATGTCACGGTGGAGAACGGCTGGCTGACGGCGCAGGCGGACCCCAGGCGGCGCGAGCCGTTTGCCGCCGTGATCGCGCGCCATGGCGGAACCGCGCTTGAAGCATCCGCGGATGCCAAGCCCGGCGAAGAAAAGCAGCAATATGCGCATCATTCCTTCGGCGCCGTGTTTGCCGAAGTCCATGTCGATCCGGAGCTCGGCGTGATTCGCGTCGAGAGGATAGTCGGCAGCTACGGCATCGGCCGCCTGCTCAACCAGAAGACCGGCCATAGCCAGCTGATGGGCGGCATCGTCTGGGGCGCCGGCATGGCGCTGATGGAAAAAACCGAGATCGACGCGCGCTACGGGCGTGCGGTAAACAGCAACCTGGCCGAATACCACGTGCCGGTCAATGCAGATATCGGCAGCATCGACATCATTGTGGTCAACGAAGATGACCAGCACATCAATTCCCTGGGGGCCAAGGGCATCGGGGAAATCGGCATCACCGGAGTTGCCGCGGCCATCGCCAACGCGGTGTATCACGCCACCGGCAAGCGGGTGCGGGATCTGCCTGTCACCTTGGATAAATTGCTTTGA
- a CDS encoding FAD binding domain-containing protein, producing MNSFSYERAASIDDALQLAAQPGAKFIGGGTNLLDLLKGGAERPLRLVDITRLALADIAELPNGGVRIGALARNSDTANHPLIRQRYPLLSQALVAGASPQLRNMATTGGNLMQRTRCYYFYDTAFDMCNKRLPGSGCAAKEGQNRIHAILGASADCIAVNPSDMSVALAALDAVVRVRGVQGERSIPMADFHRLPGNMPQLDTTLRPGELITAVDLPASPFASHFHYLKIRDRASYAFALVSVAAALEILDGVVHSARVVLGGVAHKPWRSLDAESALIGHRLDQAARSAAARLAVQGARGYAHNEFKIELARRAVIRALRRAELAEGTI from the coding sequence ATGAATTCTTTTTCCTATGAGCGCGCAGCCAGCATCGACGATGCATTGCAGCTTGCGGCGCAACCCGGCGCCAAGTTCATCGGCGGCGGCACCAACCTGCTGGATTTGCTGAAAGGCGGCGCCGAGCGTCCATTGCGGCTGGTTGACATTACCCGCCTCGCGCTCGCCGACATCGCCGAGTTGCCGAATGGCGGCGTGCGCATCGGCGCCCTTGCGCGCAACAGCGACACGGCCAACCATCCCTTGATACGCCAGCGTTATCCGCTGCTGAGCCAGGCCCTGGTGGCAGGCGCTTCGCCGCAATTGCGCAACATGGCCACCACAGGCGGCAACCTGATGCAGCGCACCCGTTGCTATTATTTCTACGACACCGCTTTCGACATGTGCAACAAGCGCCTGCCGGGCTCAGGCTGCGCGGCAAAAGAGGGGCAGAACCGGATCCATGCCATCCTCGGCGCCAGCGCGGACTGCATCGCCGTCAATCCGTCCGACATGAGCGTGGCGCTGGCCGCGCTGGACGCCGTAGTGCGGGTGCGCGGAGTGCAGGGCGAACGCAGCATTCCCATGGCCGATTTCCATCGCCTGCCGGGCAATATGCCGCAGCTCGACACCACGCTGCGGCCGGGCGAATTGATAACCGCAGTCGATTTGCCCGCTTCACCGTTTGCCTCGCATTTCCATTACCTCAAGATTCGCGACCGCGCCAGTTATGCGTTTGCGCTGGTATCGGTGGCTGCCGCGCTGGAAATCCTCGATGGCGTGGTGCACAGCGCCCGCGTCGTGCTGGGCGGCGTCGCCCACAAGCCGTGGCGTTCGCTTGATGCAGAAAGCGCCTTGATCGGCCACCGGCTGGACCAGGCGGCGCGTTCCGCCGCCGCCAGGCTGGCGGTGCAGGGCGCACGTGGCTACGCCCACAATGAATTCAAGATAGAACTGGCCAGGCGCGCTGTGATACGGGCTTTGCGCAGAGCAGAGCTGGCGGAAGGAACAATATGA
- a CDS encoding ABC transporter substrate-binding protein: MIKRRAVNIAVGLALALGFSAAAVAEDIYIPLISKGFQHQFWQAVKTGSEQAAKDYNVKVSFEGPETEAMVDKQIDMLSAALGKKPKAIGFAALDSKAALPLLKKAQAAHIPVVAFDSGVDSDIPVTTATTDNKAAAALAADKMAELIGKEGEVAVVAHDQTSRTGIDRRDGFVERMKAYPKIKIVSIQYGAGDQLKSTEITKSILQAYPHLKGAFGTNEGSAIGVLNGAKETKRKLVIIGYDSGKQQKDAIKDGSMAGAITQNPVGIGYKTVEAAVKALKGEKLPKVIDTGFYWYDKSNINDPKIVAVLYD, encoded by the coding sequence ATGATAAAGAGAAGAGCAGTCAACATCGCCGTCGGCCTGGCGCTCGCGCTGGGATTCAGCGCTGCCGCGGTAGCCGAGGATATCTATATTCCCCTGATCTCGAAAGGCTTCCAGCACCAGTTCTGGCAAGCGGTGAAGACCGGTTCGGAGCAGGCGGCCAAGGACTACAATGTCAAGGTGTCGTTCGAAGGCCCGGAGACCGAAGCCATGGTCGACAAGCAGATCGACATGCTGTCGGCGGCGCTGGGCAAGAAACCGAAGGCCATCGGTTTTGCCGCGCTGGACAGTAAGGCCGCATTGCCGCTGCTGAAGAAGGCCCAGGCAGCGCATATTCCTGTCGTAGCGTTTGACTCGGGCGTCGACAGCGACATTCCGGTGACTACCGCTACCACCGACAACAAGGCGGCGGCGGCGCTGGCGGCCGACAAGATGGCTGAGCTGATCGGCAAGGAAGGCGAAGTCGCGGTAGTGGCGCATGACCAGACCAGCCGTACCGGCATCGACCGCCGCGACGGTTTTGTCGAACGCATGAAGGCTTATCCCAAGATCAAGATCGTCAGCATCCAGTACGGCGCCGGCGACCAGCTGAAATCGACCGAGATTACCAAGTCCATCCTGCAGGCCTATCCACATCTGAAGGGCGCCTTCGGCACCAACGAAGGTTCGGCCATCGGCGTGCTGAACGGCGCCAAGGAAACCAAGCGCAAGCTGGTGATCATCGGCTACGATTCCGGCAAGCAGCAGAAAGATGCGATCAAGGACGGCAGCATGGCCGGCGCCATCACCCAGAACCCGGTCGGCATCGGCTACAAGACGGTAGAGGCGGCGGTCAAGGCGCTCAAGGGCGAAAAGCTGCCGAAGGTGATCGATACCGGTTTCTACTGGTACGACAAGAGCAATATCAACGATCCCAAGATCGTCGCCGTACTGTACGACTGA
- a CDS encoding VRR-NUC domain-containing protein — MVRVLENRFYYLDNFLAVVASVRARYRHLLDGEEQAFVDGFEALPLASRALLVRMVMRKGELFRSSRLRYDEIGCARSAAAPLIAAGWLDGEPAIDIAQLCGLLTKTELAEAFPLLPRSARKAGQLDILRDEYGDAVRTLAGWRIDDQLLRLSIAPLCDRLRLMFFGNLHQDWSEFVLSELGIFRYEQVDLSLAQGFSSRQDIDDYLHLHACRQRFHDGEAPQAVAACLPAMPYPNDWLEQRRSKLLFQIAQYYERSAELVAALCLYADCAWPGARLRAIRVLERCGQPDAAFGLAQQAEQQPESEAEKQQLLRVMPRLRRQLGHGKTLQAAAAPIVRHDLALQRAAPGVSVEALLASHLSRIDAPAVYVENTLINSLFGLLFWDAVFAPLPGAFFHPFQSGPADLHSADFRLRRASQFDAGFAQLDSGGYQQAIWRNFHAKAGIQSPFVFWEAIDEQLLAMALDCLPPLHLRKCFERILQDIKTNRSGLPDLIQFWPAEKRYQMIEVKGPGDRLQDNQIRWLHYFAEHGMPVAVCYVQWAEQCA; from the coding sequence ATGGTCAGAGTGCTGGAAAACCGTTTTTATTATCTCGACAATTTCCTTGCCGTGGTGGCATCGGTGCGCGCCCGCTATCGCCATTTGCTGGATGGCGAAGAGCAGGCTTTCGTCGACGGTTTCGAAGCGTTGCCGCTGGCCTCGCGCGCATTGCTGGTGCGGATGGTGATGCGCAAGGGCGAGCTGTTTCGCTCGAGCAGGCTGCGCTACGATGAAATCGGCTGCGCGCGCAGCGCCGCGGCGCCGCTGATCGCCGCCGGCTGGCTGGACGGAGAGCCGGCCATCGATATCGCGCAGCTATGCGGCCTGCTGACAAAAACCGAGCTTGCAGAAGCGTTTCCGCTGCTGCCGCGCAGTGCGCGCAAGGCCGGGCAGCTCGACATCCTGCGCGACGAGTACGGCGACGCGGTACGCACGCTGGCCGGCTGGCGTATCGACGACCAGCTGCTGCGGCTGTCGATTGCGCCTCTGTGCGATCGGCTGCGGCTGATGTTCTTCGGTAACCTGCACCAGGACTGGTCGGAATTCGTGCTGTCGGAACTGGGGATTTTCAGATACGAACAGGTCGATTTGTCGCTTGCACAAGGTTTCAGCAGCCGCCAGGACATCGACGATTACCTGCACCTGCATGCCTGCCGCCAGCGGTTCCACGACGGCGAAGCGCCGCAAGCCGTGGCGGCCTGCCTGCCGGCCATGCCATATCCAAACGACTGGCTGGAACAGCGCCGCAGCAAGCTGCTGTTCCAGATCGCCCAGTACTACGAACGCAGCGCCGAGCTGGTGGCCGCGCTGTGCCTGTATGCGGATTGCGCCTGGCCGGGCGCGCGCTTGCGCGCGATCCGCGTGCTGGAACGCTGCGGCCAGCCCGATGCAGCTTTCGGACTGGCGCAGCAGGCTGAACAGCAGCCGGAAAGCGAAGCTGAAAAACAGCAGCTGCTGCGCGTCATGCCGCGTCTGCGGCGCCAGCTTGGCCATGGAAAGACGCTGCAAGCCGCCGCTGCGCCCATCGTCCGCCACGACCTGGCGCTGCAGCGGGCCGCGCCCGGCGTCTCGGTTGAAGCGCTGCTCGCCAGCCATTTGTCGCGCATCGACGCGCCGGCGGTCTATGTCGAAAACACGCTGATCAATTCGCTGTTCGGCCTGCTGTTCTGGGATGCCGTTTTTGCACCGCTGCCGGGCGCATTTTTCCATCCGTTCCAGAGCGGCCCGGCCGATCTCCACAGCGCCGATTTCCGGCTGCGCCGCGCCAGCCAGTTCGACGCCGGTTTCGCCCAGCTCGACAGCGGCGGCTACCAGCAGGCCATCTGGCGCAACTTCCACGCCAAGGCCGGCATCCAGTCGCCATTCGTGTTTTGGGAGGCTATCGATGAACAGCTGCTGGCGATGGCGCTCGATTGCCTGCCGCCGCTGCACCTGCGGAAATGCTTCGAACGCATCCTGCAGGATATCAAGACCAACCGTTCCGGCTTGCCGGACCTGATCCAGTTCTGGCCGGCGGAAAAACGCTACCAGATGATCGAAGTCAAAGGTCCGGGCGATCGCCTGCAGGACAACCAGATCCGCTGGCTGCACTATTTTGCCGAACACGGCATGCCGGTCGCCGTCTGTTATGTACAGTGGGCGGAGCAGTGCGCGTGA
- a CDS encoding 2Fe-2S iron-sulfur cluster-binding protein: protein MPDKPEGKGDGLAPPNISRRNFMQSAAWAATAVAAPSYGAQPAMTNDQQPLMPYAIPAQAVALDINGKLHQLSIEPRTTLLDVLREIIGLSGSKKGCDRGQCGACTVLVDGRRVNSCLTLAIMQEGKKIETVEGLAQDGNLHPLQAAFIEHDALQCGYCTPSQICSAKAMLDELRQRTVSAVTTDIKAAPLLSDEEIRERMSGNICRCGAYQNIVAAIRQVAGDDGSPS from the coding sequence ATGCCTGACAAGCCAGAAGGCAAGGGCGACGGACTTGCGCCGCCGAATATTTCGCGCCGCAACTTCATGCAGTCGGCAGCCTGGGCCGCCACCGCAGTCGCCGCGCCATCTTACGGAGCACAGCCAGCCATGACAAACGACCAGCAGCCATTGATGCCTTATGCGATTCCGGCGCAAGCCGTCGCCCTGGATATCAATGGCAAGCTTCATCAGTTGTCGATCGAACCACGGACCACGCTGCTGGACGTGCTGCGAGAAATCATCGGACTCAGCGGCAGCAAGAAAGGCTGCGACCGCGGGCAATGCGGCGCGTGCACGGTGCTGGTCGACGGCCGGCGCGTCAATTCCTGCCTGACGCTGGCTATCATGCAGGAAGGTAAAAAGATCGAAACCGTCGAAGGCCTGGCGCAAGACGGCAACCTGCATCCGCTGCAGGCGGCGTTTATCGAGCATGACGCGCTCCAGTGCGGTTACTGCACGCCCAGTCAGATCTGCTCGGCAAAAGCCATGCTCGATGAACTGCGCCAACGCACGGTCAGCGCCGTCACTACCGACATCAAGGCGGCGCCGCTGCTGTCCGACGAGGAAATCCGCGAGCGCATGAGCGGCAACATCTGCCGCTGCGGCGCTTACCAGAACATCGTCGCCGCAATCCGCCAGGTTGCGGGCGACGACGGGAGTCCGTCATGA